The proteins below come from a single Bombyx mori chromosome 19, ASM3026992v2 genomic window:
- the LOC101735327 gene encoding leucine-rich repeat-containing protein 49, translating to MAFNRGNIRKIAFRTRGRSAQSLDVSGPKVDHGSCGEGRLFLQIKPAIADPRQALAQRSHTSLSGNDFIREETKDDPINIQAVGEGKVQLSRTPQEKDRLPDRISLDRRGLSSIPHIVGEPGLRLLSLQHNLINSLTGLTPLDLGKLVFLDVYDNQIDKITALDRLFSLRVLLMGKNRIKRIEGLSNLIKLKVLDLHGNRIGKVCGLSNLVELKVLNLAGNQIKGIGITDLQGLASLRELNLKRNRLRKLQGFQNTPKLQKLYLGNNDLQSVEDMSTLSEATSLIDISLDGNPVALGGDCTPFLVSYLPNLLTLTNMHITEQVRRAAMAWRNNKEAAHAAYCALGGNAQQEARRDQIINNARTNWELLRSENKCFVNVMSPMKNLDLEKEFGLEATAEISQSCNQTMDVAGLPDVVVPLQQLETEDSDCKNNNSDTNVKVVAEAPKPSPIRKLQRSSTVRKPSERRVNFSDRSASQDTDASHSTSTSSDLRLPPILLPIISSLENVKLTDSTDHVLKRWESISSVEPVIDSSFSSFPSSSSDSEEENSKRPIRRMPTALRRREKFSTMRSRSVCDPESRRVKGKNSENSEIASNLSSSTNIASSTSGSDHNSKVLRRDGSLNSKLTNRNIRSATISRRNERASSASRASTARVKSGKSLSSFKTSEPVPKAIIPMSKDREQGVDYLVEVCNGLVSAWGAGAVRRLARDWEWEKARTVTKAAFHYVHFNAVAQSLPELKSKFPNVTHISVRATGLQWLGQLHALAELRGITGLAVLPEGNPIHAKIWREYSVYRLAHWGLKEINDELVTDDEIKSANRTYNGLSDLVLRALPDAPLQPLLSRLGRSGHSNISAKAWLRAADPALRDVIAKEALQFKKGQVSQEDMSWRGRGRDQLCHAIDLACGAAQRLRTLELQWPMILVEMIEDILRDFSQMDTHVKEQMKMLMDTL from the exons ATGGCTTTCAATCGCGGAAAT ATTAGAAAAATCGCATTTCGTACAAGGGGCAGATCTGCGCAATCACTAGATGTAAGCGGTCCGAAGGTGGATCACGGATCTTGCGGAGAGGGACGTTTGTTTTTACAAATCAAACCTGCTATAGCTGACCCGAGACAGGCATTAGCACAAAGATCGCACACTTCGCTCTCAGG AAACGATTTTATTAGAGAGGAGACCAAGGATGATCCCATTAATATTCAAGCAGTGGGGGAAGGGAAAGTGCAACTCTCGCGGACGCCTCAAGAAAAAGATCGACTTCCTGACAGGATAAGCCTTGACAG GCGCGGACTCTCCTCCATCCCACACATCGTCGGCGAACCAGGCTTACGTCTCTTATCTCTACAGCACAATCTTATAAACAGTCTAACGGGACTAACACCACTTGACCTCGGGAAACTGGTGTTCTTAGACGTCTACGACAATCAGATCGACAAAATAACAGCTCTGGATAGATTGTTTAGTCTGAGGGTACTTCTGATGGGAAAGAACAG aATCAAAAGAATTGAAGGTCTttcgaatttaataaaattaaaagtattagATTTACACGGTAATCGAATTGGGAAAGTATGTGGTCTTTCTAATTTGGTCGAACTTAAAGTTCTTAATCTTGCCGGGAATCAAATTAAGGGTATCGGCATTACCGATCTACAAGGTCTAGCTTCGTTGAGAGAGTTAAATTTGAAACGAAACCGCTTAAGGAAGCTACAAGGTTTCCAGAACACGCCGAAATTGCAAAAACTTTACCTGGGCAACAATGACTTGCAGAG CGTCGAAGACATGTCAACGCTGAGTGAAGCCACTTCGCTTATAGACATTTCTTTAGATGGGAATCCCGTGGCTCTAGGAGGAGATTGCACTCCATTCCTTGTTTCTTATCTTCCGAATTTGTTGACTTTGACTAATATGCATATCactgaacag GTGAGGAGGGCTGCAATGGCGTGGCGGAATAACAAGGAAGCAGCCCATGCCGCTTATTGTGCCCTCGGTGGAAATGCCCAACAAGAAGCAAGACGCGACCAAATAATTAACAACGCTCGCACTAATTGGGAATTACTAAG ATCAGAAAACAAATGTTTCGTTAATGTAATGAGTCCAATGAAAAATTTGGACTTGGAAAAGGAATTCGGCCTTGAAGCCACCGCTGAGATATCGCAAAGTTGCAACCAAACCATGGATGTAGCGGGCCTGCCTGATGTTGTAGTACCTCTACAACAACTAGAAACTGAGGATTCGGATTGCAAAAACAATAACAGCGATACAAACGTCAAAGTAGTTGCCGAAGCGCCTAAGCCATCTCCTATTAGAAAACTTCAGAGGAGCTCCACAGTTCGGAAACCATCAGAGAGACGTGTCAATTTTTCTGATAGAAGTGCCTCTCAGGACACTGACGCCTCGCATTCAACTTCCACGAGCAGTGACTTAAGATTGCCACCTATTTTGCTACCTATCATCTCGTCTCTGGAAAACGTAAAGTTAACAGACAGTACTGATCATGTTCTGAAGCGATGGGAGAGTATTTCTAGCGTAGAACCAGTCATAGATTCTTCATTTAGTTCGTTTCCTTCTTCGTCGAGCGACAGCGAAGAAGAAAATAGCAAAAGACCGATTCGTCGTATGCCGACAGCGCTGAGGCGCCGCGAAAAGTTTAGCACGATGCGTTCCAGGTCTGTTTGTGACCCGGAAAGTCGAAGAGTAAAGGGTAAGAATTCTGAAAACAGTGAAATCGCGAGTAACTTATCAAGCAGCACGAATATAGCTTCTTCAACGTCGGGAAGCGATCATAATTCGAAGGTTTTGAGACGTGACGGCTCTCTCAACAGTAAACTAACCAATAGAAATATTCGAAGCGCGACAATCTCACGACGAAACGAAAGAGCCTCTTCAGCGAGCAGAGCTTCGACAGCAAGAGTCAAGTCTGGTAAAAGCCTATCTAGTTTCAAGACTTCGGAACCGGTACCAAAAGCTATAATACCAATGTCAAAAGATAGGGAACAAG GTGTTGATTATTTAGTCGAAGTCTGTAACGGCTTGGTGAGTGCGTGGGGCGCCGGAGCAGTACGTCGGTTAGCGAGAGATTGGGAATGGGAAAAAGCTCGCACAGTTACCAAAGCTGCCTTTCATTACGTTCATTTCAACGCCGTCGCTCAATCTCTGCCCGAATTGAAAAGCAa ATTCCCGAACGTGACACACATATCAGTGCGGGCGACGGGCTTACAATGGTTGGGCCAGCTACACGCTCTAGCGGAATTAAGAGGTATCACTGGCCTAGCGGTTTTGCCAGAAGGTAATCCTATACACGCAAAGATCTGGCGTGAATATTCCGTTTACAGACTTGCTCATTGGGGCTTGAAGGAAATCAATGATGAGCTG GTAACTGACGACGAAATAAAATCAGCGAATCGAACGTATAATGGTTTAAGTGACCTGGTTCTTCGCGCGCTGCCGGATGCTCCACTCCAACCACTTTTGTCTAGGTTAGGAAGGAGTGGCCACAGCAACATCAGTGCAAAAGCCTGGTTAAGGGCCGCCGACCCTGCGCTGAGAGATGTCATCGCTAAAGAGGCCTTACAGTTCAAGAAGGGGCAAGTTTCGCAA